One part of the Bos taurus isolate L1 Dominette 01449 registration number 42190680 breed Hereford unplaced genomic scaffold, ARS-UCD2.0 Leftover_ScbfJmS_1343, whole genome shotgun sequence genome encodes these proteins:
- the LOC112445426 gene encoding uncharacterized protein CXorf49 homolog, with protein sequence MSSSDDEVLVWGPGFGSECGEQTSGLEAGSTAPPGPGPDPGPEPGAPQSGEGEGGDGFPDPEGFESEREVLEAGGPVLLGCEGRPGSPADDTGYAVQLSDESVAAILRQLADLDLLGIRRHMSPESYGVGDVSPLRDIEACPGSRGAAAQRCGEAARAEAGPHWVGRPRAGRAWGNPKRSTNVAVDRQWPPSVSPARLFSDSESSDECSEIQPMRVSIYPKDGGQAKLNSPKDPRDTPRHSNVQGRETLPNVPGTCLSSAPRGLISVVERQGKQGDAEQEDISPPKKIQSVLWGKGGSLPSFPGVAAAAATAAAATGRLPRPSPRRKRVQEKKSLGGVSKPALGRTFPSWGRGISATPLDPATFPPISGIPLLGRSQKYALVPWGAKESKHTGAGKKSVARRARELVAATAVSGEDNDPNRDPVPKGQLATDRPWPSCPRVHHGEPSTANLSIRGGQDSGNSKPVAMNKGEVMPRGPGPSGDQKPADHHPRLKRQQQPPGRQGCPRCLVLQKEIDDLKEQLASMQYLAEKFRIL encoded by the exons ATGAGCTCCTCAGATGATGAGGTGCTTGTTTGGGGACCGGGTTTCGGCTCAGAGTGCGGGGAGCAGACCAGCGGCCTTGAGGCCGGCTCCACAGCCCCGCCGGGACCCGGCCCCGACCCCGGCCCCGAGCCCGGGGCACCGCAAAGTGGTGAGGGTGAGGGCGGGGATGGCTTCCCAGACCCTGAGGGCTTCGAGTCAGAGCGGGAGGTGCTGGAAGCGGGAGGGCCGGTGCTGTTGGGCTGCGAAGGTCGACCTGGCTCCCCGGCGGACGACACAGGGTACGCCGTGCAGCTGTCTGACGAGTCAGTGGCGGCCATCCTGCGGCAGCTGGCCGACCTGGACTTGCTGGGCATCCGCAGACACATGTCCCCAGAGAGCTACGGGGTCGGCGACGTGTCTCCCTTGCGGGACATCGAGGCGTGTCCCGGCAGTCGAGGCGCGGCCGCCCAGAGGTGTGGGGAAGCGGCACGGGCTGAGGCCGGCCCTCACTGGGTCGGCAGGCCCAGGGCGGGCCGGGCCTGGGGGAACCCTAAGAGAAGCACTAACGTGGCTGTGGATCGCCAGTGGCCTCCCTCAGTAAGCCCAGCCAGGCTGTTCTCCGACTCCGAGTCCTCTGATGAGTGCAGTGAGATACAGCCTATGAGGGTGAGCATTTATCCCAAAGACGGAGGCCAGGCCAAGCTGAACAGCCCCAAGGATCCCCGGGACACACCCAGACACTCGAATGTCCAAGGCAGGGAGACTCTCCCTAACGTGCCAGGCACTTGCCTGTCCTCGGCTCCGCGAGGATTGATTTCGGTTGTGGAAAGGCAGGGCAAGCAGGGCGATGCAGAGCAGGAGGACATCTCACCCCCTAAGAAAATACAGAGCGTGCTCTGGGGGAAGGGGGGCAGCCTGCCCAGCTTCCCgggagtagcagcagcagcagctactgcaGCTGCCGCTACAGGCAGGCTGCCGCGGCCCAGTCCTAGGAGGAAGAGGGTCCAGGAGAAGAAATCCCTTGGGGGCGTCTCCAAACCTGCCCTGGGGAGAACCTTCCCTTCCTGGGGACGGGGAATCTCGGCCACTCCCCTGGATCCGGCCACCTTCCCCCCAATCTCCGGCATCCCGCTGCTTGGGAGGTCCCAGAAGTATGCCTTGGTCCCTTGGGGAGCCAAAGAGTCCAAGCACACCGGCGCTGGGAAGAAATCTGTGGCTAGGCGGGCCCGGGAGTTGGTGGCAGCAACGGCGGTGTCAGGGGAAGACAACGACCCAAATAGAGACCCAGTCCCAAAGGGCCAA CTGGCCACTGACAGGCCGTGGCCATCTTGTCCACGGGTGCATCATGGAGAACCCAGCACCGCCAACCTCAGCATCAGAGGTGGGCAGGATTCAGGCAACTCAAAGCCCGTGGCCATGAACAAGGGAGAAGTCATGCCCAGAGGGCCTGGCCCCTCAG GTGACCAGAAACCAGCTGACCATCACCCAAGACTGAAAAGGCAGCAGCAGCCACCCGGAAGGCAGGGCTGTCCTCGG TGTCTGGTGCTACAGAAAGAAATAGACGACCTTAAGGAGCAACTTG CCTCCATGCAGTACCTGGCTGAGAAGTTCCGGATCCTTTGA